The following coding sequences are from one Rutidosis leptorrhynchoides isolate AG116_Rl617_1_P2 chromosome 11, CSIRO_AGI_Rlap_v1, whole genome shotgun sequence window:
- the LOC139875270 gene encoding uncharacterized protein — translation MTDIEVWFEAKVTILSNMSLIREIKNKLTPAQAKIFRETCFDHWLDIKCDDNDPGYIHCLLMNQTDRPKKFIINGREICEEPEELWFRVTRDHVIRCGRREFCLVTGMRFGPVTSFIDWIGQERSDFDHSVSSRVFIKRHSGQRHLSEFRDAFFKDELKGTDKDKVIVVIALIINLCFLGKQLRDSVNYDMLLLLEDFELMNKYPWGSFLWTKLYNSLHHVLVPYKERVADKTRKGM, via the exons ATGACAGATATTGAG GTTTGGTTCGAGGCCAAGGTCACCATTCTAAGCAATATGTCTCTTATAAGGGAGATTAAGAACAAACTCACTCCGGCTCAGGCAAAGATTTTCAGAGAGACGTGTTTCGATCATTGGTTAGATATAAAGTGTGATGACAATGATCCGggatacatacattgcttattaatGAATCAGACTGACCGTCCGAAAAAGTTTATAATCAACGGACGCGAAATATGTGAGGAGCCAGAAGAGCTATGGTTTCGAGTTACCCGAGACCATGTCATTAGGTGTGGTAGACGTGAGTTTTGCTTGGTTACCGGGATGCGGTTTGGTCCAGTTACATCTTTTATAGATTGGATAGGTCAAGAGAGGTCGGATTTTGACCACTCGGTTTCATCTCGTGTTTTTATTAAACGACATAGTGGTCAACGTCATCTTTCAGAGTTTCGCGACGCCTTTTTTAAAGATGAGTTGAAAGGAACTGACAAGGATAAGGTCATAGTCGTCATTGCGTTGATAATTAACTTATGCTTCCTTGGGAAGCAGTTGCGGGATAGCGTAAACTATGACATGCTTCTTTTATTAGAGGACTTTGAGTTGATGAACAAGTATCCGTGGGGTTCTTTCTTATGGACCAAACTTTACAATAGTTTGCATCACGTGTTAGTACCTTATAAAGAGAGGGTAGCAGATAAAACCCGGAAGGGG ATGTAG